The segment ATTAGTTTACTTGCTTTTTTTTTGGGGTTGTTTGACAGAGTTTTGAAAGTCCATCTAACACAATAATTAGAGATGTCAAGTTGCCTTCCCTTTTGTCACTTCATTTAGGTATTTTTTGAACTTTATTCTTCCTACTAGTTTAGTATGTACACAAAATGATCACTAATACATCAAATCGataatatattaaatcaaaTCGATAAACACCACACTCCGAACCCTTTGACATAAATTGGGATCAAAAGTGCGGTGAAGgccaaaactaaaaataaaaataaaatagggagCTTCTACAGATGAAATAATACTCTCAATTGTTTTGTACTATAATTCTGTTTTGTCTGTCTAATTGGAGATATACAATAACACAATTGTGGTCCTTGCGGATCATCACTATTATTTTACTACaaataattatgaatacaaCGCATTCACTATTTGCCGACACTAAAGACCTTTAAAAGTTATATACactcataaatttaatttcttttaaaattgttagGTGCAATTTAATTACTTCCGACAGATTAttactctaattttttttaggtcaattaaaaatttgattccTTTCATTGTTTCTTTAATCTCACTATACTTTCTGCAAGGAATCTAATTCATATCTTCATCAAACCTTTCCCCTCATTTGActcatttcctttttcttttatttttttaaaaaaaagaaaacattgcaagtattctatatttttcacCTTTTGCCTAAAAAAAGtgtaaaaataagaagaagaaaaaaacaattcaaaatggATGGTCCCACACAAAGAAACAGATCCACATACAACTTTTTCTTTGTTCACAGTTCACACCATGAACAATGAAAAGCTGGaaattcaaatacaaaaaagCATTCAAAAGTTGTTCAAGTAGCTCCAATTATTAACAAATCAAATCAGATAACAGTCAATATTAGTAATAGtaagaagaaaataacacaATTTCAAATCCAGATCTGGAGAAAAACTCAGAAATGTTAATAACTTTCCAtttaatatcaacaaatttaCTCCATTTGTGCAAACAGAGACTGAAAGCCAAAATCAAAACAGATAGTATAGTGCCAACAGTatgtttaaattgaattattgaCAGACAAATTCAGTTTACTATAAGCTGTAGTATATAgaaacacaagagaaaaaaaatgaaaaaataatttttttaaaaaaagagtttaTGACAACAATCAATACCCATTAAGAGCATTTCCTCATTCGTATACCAAACAAGCCCCAtctccaaaagaaaaaaaaataaaattaaaaattcaatataccaagagaaatacaatttttttttatggatcctgtggaagaagaagagaaaatagagaACCTAGCTCCTGCAACGAGTAATAGCACTGCATCCACGAGTGTAGGGATTTGCTTGAGCTCCAGGTTTGCAGTTGTAGTAGGAAGCTCCACGGCGAGAACACGGCACACTGTTCTTCTGGAGTGCACCATAGCTGATGTACTTTTTGGTTGCTAAAATACGCCTGTTTGACTCACTGTCAAGGGCAAACTCATCTTCTTCAGCCATGCACTCTGCAATACTCCCCTTGCATTCACCGGATCTCGCCGGCACCATCCAATCGTAGCTACCACTGTCGCCGgcggcagccatggaaatgaaAAAAGCTCCAACAAGAACACAAACAATCAAATACGAAGAAACTcccatttttttttccttgaattgaaaaaaaaatgaaagagaaattaAAGCAACCTTTAGCTAATTCTTCTGGTTTATGATTCGGACGGCTAGTTTTGCCGTATTTTCGATGTTGAAAATTTGTTAGTTTCTGCAAATTGTGAAGAAGACAAGTTATAATGGGCAAGGCCAGTTGTATTATAAGTAGAGGTGGTTGTTTATTTACCCCTAATACTTTACTTTATTTCCAAATTGCCACGAAGGATTAGAAGACTTTGATACTTTGGTTTATTGGATGCCCACTAACTTTTAATTTCAACGCGCAATATTtagaagaagaatattttttaaaaaaatttagaagccagcgttatatatacatatacataaataattggTAATGTATCTatcaaatattttgagaaaatttatCACGTATTGAGTTTGACAATTTccacttaaaaaatatatatttacaaaatatataattgtgatgttTTTCATATGGACCAAAAAGGATTAACTTGTTGGATCAATTTCGTATAAATACaagttgttttaatttttaaaaaatatattcttaaaaaaattgatatttaccAAACTAcctaataatacaaataaaaactagtaatataatttatgatGGACGCTTCATAAAGCTTCTCGATATGTcttagaatttattttttataatttaatttaataaataacttaattaaagaTTACAACAAGCgtgttttaaataatttatctatttgAATAATACTAATCATgaagtaattttttatataattttttttttgtttgtaattGAGCGCCCAAAAAAGCAATATTTTGTAATACTAACAAAAGTAATTTTGAAATAGCTTATAAAAACAcaaaatgttattatttaaaatatttgttaatattttctttgacaAAAATGCTTTTCAAATATATAGTGAGACTATGAGGAAACTATGTGTTAGAGAAAACTCAAATCAAGGGATGATTTGACATTGTTCAATAATTTACTAGTTAGAACAAAAATACTTTTGTCTAATGTGTGGTTTCTTATGTCACCAAAAAGATTAGAATGATAATTGGTCTTTGTTAATGTGCTTACCACTACTTAGTATGTAATTCTATTTAGTTGCTCATAGTCAATATGCACACTTATTTAATCATCAATTTGATaactttgaaattttctttcatCAACCACTTGAAATTCTCTTGCTAAAATAATCTTACAGTATAAAAATACTTTTCACTATAGTTTTACTtctaaaattcttaaatttaggaataacaattttgtttataaaacGTCTTTACTAgagaaaatgtaaataaaagacaccttatttaaacaattaataagataatattttttcttaatacttactagttattgtttttatatattaaatattcaataatattcttttttttgcaCAAGCTTTCAGCTTAGTGGAACTATAagacataaatttatatatttaattacaaTTAATTTAAACAGAGACACAATTACTAAATTGATCATTCTTATAATTGAAGCAAAGCATAAATGAAACATCAAGAAAACTTAAGAATATGCAATTATTTATTACGAAAAATAACCATGAGTAGGAGCAATATATATGATCATTCCTTAACAAGAACAAacaaaaatgattgaaaatgatataaagTTGGTcgtaattaatattattatgataacAATATCTTTAGGAAAAAGAAAggataagaaaaaaagattaaaaggCAGTATGAATTTTTGATAAGGTTAGGTAGGGGCAAGTATCGTAATAAGTAGGAAATAAGATGTCCAAATTGGGTAGAAAACGAAAAGATATTTGG is part of the Solanum lycopersicum chromosome 1, SLM_r2.1 genome and harbors:
- the LOC101250742 gene encoding rapid alkalinization factor; amino-acid sequence: MGVSSYLIVCVLVGAFFISMAAAGDSGSYDWMVPARSGECKGSIAECMAEEDEFALDSESNRRILATKKYISYGALQKNSVPCSRRGASYYNCKPGAQANPYTRGCSAITRCRS